One Actinomyces respiraculi DNA window includes the following coding sequences:
- the secF gene encoding protein translocase subunit SecF → MKNLAQLGNELYSGRTSIPFIAKRKVWYAIALSVIAIALILLGTVGLNPGIDFKGGTEVTVTGIESPGEAPANAVVTAQGLPASTAVTTTGASSVRVQTAELTSDQSDALRTALAEAYNVETTNVSATTIGPTWSSDVTSKALRGLILFFLLVGALIWAYFRTWKMAVAALLALCHDILVTVGVYAATGFEVTPATIIGVLTILGYSLYDTVVVFDKIRENTDAWQAQTRSTYPELANLAVNQTFVRSVNTSVVGVLPVASLLVVGAFILGAGTLRDIALTLFIGMIAGTLSSVFLATPLLVDMRRREKAVVEHTQKVTEARAQRLAEAGDDPQAVASLAAAPAASPLIPGHHLGVAAQPKRKKKRS, encoded by the coding sequence GTGAAGAACCTGGCCCAGCTCGGCAACGAGCTCTACTCCGGCAGGACCTCGATCCCCTTCATCGCCAAGCGCAAGGTCTGGTACGCGATCGCCCTGAGCGTCATCGCCATCGCCCTCATCCTGCTCGGCACCGTCGGGCTCAACCCGGGTATTGACTTCAAGGGCGGCACCGAGGTCACCGTCACGGGCATCGAGTCCCCCGGCGAGGCGCCGGCCAACGCCGTCGTGACCGCCCAGGGACTGCCCGCCTCCACCGCTGTGACCACCACGGGCGCCTCCTCCGTGCGCGTCCAGACCGCCGAGCTGACCTCCGACCAGAGCGACGCGCTGCGCACCGCCCTGGCCGAGGCCTACAACGTGGAGACCACCAACGTTTCCGCCACGACCATCGGCCCCACCTGGTCCTCGGACGTCACCTCCAAGGCCCTGCGCGGCCTCATCCTGTTCTTCCTGCTCGTCGGAGCCCTCATCTGGGCGTACTTCCGCACCTGGAAGATGGCAGTGGCCGCGTTGCTCGCCCTGTGCCACGACATCCTCGTGACCGTCGGCGTGTACGCCGCCACCGGCTTCGAGGTCACGCCCGCCACCATCATCGGTGTGCTGACGATCCTCGGGTACTCCCTGTACGACACGGTGGTCGTCTTCGACAAGATCCGTGAGAACACCGACGCCTGGCAGGCCCAGACGCGCTCGACCTACCCCGAGCTGGCCAACCTCGCCGTCAACCAGACCTTCGTGCGCTCGGTCAACACCTCCGTCGTCGGCGTGCTGCCCGTAGCCTCCCTGCTCGTCGTCGGCGCCTTCATCCTCGGGGCCGGCACCCTGCGCGACATCGCCCTGACGCTGTTCATCGGCATGATCGCCGGAACCCTGTCCTCCGTCTTCCTGGCGACCCCGCTGCTGGTGGACATGCGCCGCCGTGAGAAGGCCGTCGTCGAGCACACGCAGAAGGTGACTGAGGCCCGCGCCCAACGCCTGGCCGAGGCCGGTGACGACCCGCAGGCCGTGGCCTCCCTGGCCGCCGCCCCCGCAGCATCCCCCCTGATCCCGGGCCACCACCTGGGAGTCGCCGCCCAGCCCAAGAGGAAGAAGAAGCGGTCATGA
- a CDS encoding adenine phosphoribosyltransferase: MTFPNSLPTELTGLVLDNLREVPDFPEPGVLFRDITPLLANGEAFSTFITGLAEHYRGHIDAVAGLESRGFILAAPLAYTLGIGMLTVRKGGKLPGPVLGVDYDLEYGSARMELRPETVQEGQRVLVIDDVLATGGTAAASIDLLERSGAQVVAVCMLLELAGLGGREQLPGRQVDSVVVYPSS; encoded by the coding sequence ATGACATTCCCCAACTCCCTGCCCACCGAGCTCACCGGCCTCGTTCTGGACAACCTCCGCGAGGTGCCAGACTTCCCCGAGCCCGGCGTCCTGTTCCGCGACATCACCCCGCTGCTGGCCAACGGCGAGGCCTTCTCCACCTTCATCACCGGCCTCGCCGAGCACTACCGGGGACACATCGACGCCGTCGCCGGCCTGGAGTCGCGTGGCTTCATCCTTGCCGCCCCGCTGGCCTACACCTTGGGCATCGGCATGCTCACCGTCCGCAAGGGCGGCAAGCTTCCCGGCCCCGTCCTCGGCGTGGACTACGACCTCGAGTACGGCTCCGCCCGCATGGAGTTGCGCCCCGAAACGGTCCAGGAGGGCCAGCGCGTGCTCGTCATCGACGACGTGCTCGCCACCGGCGGCACCGCGGCGGCCTCGATCGACCTGCTGGAGCGCTCCGGCGCCCAGGTCGTCGCCGTCTGCATGCTGCTCGAGCTCGCTGGGCTCGGCGGACGCGAGCAGTTGCCCGGACGGCAGGTCGACTCCGTCGTCGTCTACCCCTCGTCCTGA
- a CDS encoding RelA/SpoT family protein produces MTDTRSTTDAADDTLVPGSRVRSRLAWFGSRGHSTPAAIEPLLRALRANHPKADTSLIVRAYQVAEKAHEGQKRKSGEPYITHPVAVATILGELGMTPQTLAAALLHDTVEDTDYSLERLRADFGDEIALLVDGVTKLDKLQYGDAAQAETVRKMIVAMSKDIRVLLIKLGDRLHNARTWKHVSKENAARKAKETLEIYAPLAHRLGMNTIKWELEDRSFKALYPGVYDEIEHMVAERAPAREEYLRQVRLQIEEDLRLNKIKGTVTGRPKHYYSIYQKMIVRGKDFDDIYDLVAVRVIVDTIQDCYAVLGALHSRWTPMSGRFKDYIAVPKFNLYQSLHTTVVGPDGKPVEIQIRTHEMHRMAEYGVAAHWKYKEDPNASGPAPVRGKGEEDAGEMAWLRQLVDWQKETQDPTEFLDSLRYEMAGTQVYVFTPKGDVLALPSGSTPVDFAYAVHTEVGHRTVGARVNGRLVPLDTRLENGDNVEVFTSKAQGAGPSRDWLSFIGSNRARNKIRSWFSKERREEAIEEGKSLIARALRKKDLPIQRLMSHESLTDVAKILDKGDIDGLYAAVGEGHVSAQHVVDTLVAALGGEAGTEETLAEGVLPTKAARAHQRPRSDSGVIVEGMDEGDIYVKLARCCTPMPGDPIVGFITRGSGISVHRADCQNVDHLQREPERIVAVRWADHAQSAYLVQIDVEALDRGGLLADITRVLADNHVNLMSANISTSRDRVVTARFVVELAAPSHLDHTLSSLRRIDGVFEAHRSTSTSRRHG; encoded by the coding sequence ATGACGGACACGCGCAGCACCACCGACGCAGCCGACGACACCCTCGTCCCCGGCTCCCGGGTGCGCAGCCGGCTGGCCTGGTTCGGGTCCCGCGGACACTCCACGCCCGCCGCCATCGAGCCGCTGCTGCGCGCCCTGCGTGCCAACCACCCCAAGGCGGACACGAGTCTCATCGTGCGCGCCTACCAGGTGGCCGAGAAAGCCCATGAGGGCCAGAAGCGTAAGTCCGGCGAGCCGTATATCACCCACCCGGTGGCGGTGGCCACGATCCTCGGTGAGCTCGGCATGACCCCGCAGACCCTCGCGGCCGCCCTGCTGCATGACACCGTCGAGGACACCGACTACTCGCTCGAGCGCCTGCGGGCCGACTTCGGTGACGAGATCGCCCTGCTCGTCGACGGCGTCACCAAGCTTGACAAGCTCCAGTACGGTGACGCCGCCCAGGCTGAGACGGTGCGCAAAATGATTGTCGCGATGTCCAAGGACATCCGCGTGCTGCTCATCAAGCTTGGGGACCGGCTGCACAACGCGCGCACGTGGAAGCACGTGTCCAAGGAGAACGCGGCGCGCAAGGCCAAGGAGACCCTGGAGATCTACGCCCCGCTGGCGCACCGCCTGGGCATGAACACGATCAAGTGGGAACTGGAGGACCGGTCCTTCAAGGCCCTCTATCCGGGCGTGTACGACGAGATCGAGCACATGGTCGCCGAGCGCGCGCCCGCCCGTGAGGAGTACCTGCGCCAGGTCCGCCTGCAGATCGAGGAGGACCTGCGGCTCAACAAGATCAAGGGCACCGTCACCGGGCGGCCGAAGCACTACTACTCGATCTACCAGAAGATGATCGTGAGGGGTAAGGACTTCGACGACATCTACGACCTCGTGGCTGTGCGCGTCATCGTCGACACCATCCAGGACTGTTACGCGGTCCTCGGCGCGCTGCACTCGCGCTGGACCCCGATGTCCGGACGTTTCAAGGACTACATCGCAGTCCCCAAATTCAACCTCTACCAGTCCCTGCACACCACGGTGGTCGGTCCTGACGGCAAGCCCGTGGAGATCCAGATCCGCACCCATGAGATGCACCGCATGGCGGAGTACGGTGTCGCGGCCCACTGGAAGTACAAGGAGGACCCCAACGCCTCCGGCCCGGCTCCGGTGCGGGGCAAGGGCGAGGAGGACGCCGGTGAGATGGCGTGGCTGCGCCAGCTCGTCGACTGGCAGAAGGAGACGCAGGACCCCACCGAGTTCCTGGACTCGCTGCGCTACGAGATGGCCGGCACCCAGGTCTACGTCTTCACCCCCAAGGGTGACGTGCTGGCCCTGCCCAGCGGCTCGACGCCCGTGGACTTCGCCTACGCCGTGCACACGGAGGTCGGTCACCGCACGGTGGGCGCGAGGGTCAACGGGCGCCTGGTCCCGCTGGACACGCGCCTGGAGAACGGCGACAACGTCGAGGTCTTCACCTCCAAGGCGCAGGGCGCCGGGCCGAGCCGCGACTGGCTCAGCTTCATCGGCTCCAACCGGGCACGCAACAAGATCCGCTCCTGGTTCTCCAAGGAGCGGCGCGAGGAGGCCATCGAGGAGGGCAAGTCCCTCATCGCGCGTGCCCTGCGCAAGAAGGATCTGCCGATCCAGCGGCTCATGAGCCACGAGTCCCTGACGGACGTTGCCAAGATCCTCGACAAGGGCGACATCGACGGCCTGTACGCGGCGGTCGGGGAGGGGCATGTCTCCGCCCAGCACGTCGTCGACACGTTGGTGGCGGCGCTGGGCGGCGAGGCGGGCACGGAGGAGACCCTGGCCGAGGGCGTCCTGCCGACGAAGGCCGCGCGCGCCCACCAGCGCCCTCGCTCCGACTCAGGCGTCATCGTCGAGGGCATGGACGAGGGGGACATCTACGTCAAGCTTGCGCGCTGCTGCACACCCATGCCCGGCGATCCCATCGTCGGCTTCATCACGCGCGGCTCCGGGATCTCCGTCCACCGGGCGGACTGCCAGAACGTCGACCATCTCCAGCGCGAGCCCGAGCGGATCGTGGCGGTGCGCTGGGCGGACCACGCGCAGTCCGCCTACCTCGTGCAGATCGACGTCGAGGCCCTGGACCGCGGCGGGCTGCTGGCCGACATCACGCGAGTGCTCGCGGACAACCACGTCAACCTCATGAGCGCGAATATCTCGACCAGCCGGGACCGGGTGGTGACGGCCCGCTTCGTCGTGGAGCTGGCCGCCCCCAGCCACCTGGACCACACCCTGTCCTCCCTGCGCCGTATCGACGGCGTGTTTGAGGCCCACCGCTCGACCTCCACCTCCCGCCGTCACGGCTGA
- a CDS encoding DUF349 domain-containing protein, whose product MTEQTQPDTEGVVDLEPTATTEQTAVEAATSPAEQDAAVSAAVGMSDEKTSEKTDEEPEAAEATEDSEATPAADTDVPEATAEASEAPAEASEAAEVPVETSEAASEPAASPAAVPTPTAPAEPEVDPQEAMDAAKWGRVDGEGRVYVQDADTEREVGQFPDAPIAEALAFYVRRFLDLKATVDLFATRLPQLSVREIDSTVSSLEESLKAPAAVGDLEGLRARFAALKDVASERRAAVNAERAAAREQALKDRTALVERAEAIADQDPGRTQWKNSGAELRDLLEQWKGAQRRGPRLDRPTEDGLWKRFSHARTTFDRHRRQYFSELDAKQSAVKAAKEALIKRAEELSGSTDWAGTSAKYRDLMEEWKKAGRASRKEDDALWARFRAAQQVFFDARRAKDEATDTEYAENLKVKEALVAKAEALLPIKDVKVAKKALRPIQDAWEEVGRVPRAAVRRIEGRMRAVEDAIRDAENAEWRRSDPETKARAEGLAGQLEDSIAALERDLEAARSAGNTKKVAEAEAALTARRAWLEQVRLSSRA is encoded by the coding sequence GTGACCGAGCAGACCCAGCCGGACACCGAGGGCGTCGTGGACCTCGAGCCCACCGCCACGACTGAGCAGACGGCCGTCGAGGCCGCCACCTCCCCCGCCGAGCAGGACGCCGCCGTGTCCGCCGCCGTCGGCATGTCCGACGAGAAGACCAGTGAGAAGACCGACGAGGAGCCCGAGGCGGCCGAGGCCACTGAGGACAGTGAGGCCACCCCGGCCGCCGACACCGACGTGCCTGAGGCCACCGCCGAGGCGAGCGAGGCGCCCGCTGAGGCCAGTGAGGCCGCTGAGGTGCCTGTCGAGACGTCCGAGGCTGCTTCTGAGCCCGCCGCGTCACCCGCCGCCGTCCCCACCCCCACCGCGCCCGCCGAGCCTGAGGTCGACCCCCAGGAGGCCATGGACGCCGCCAAGTGGGGCCGCGTCGACGGCGAGGGCCGTGTCTATGTCCAGGACGCCGACACCGAGCGCGAGGTCGGTCAGTTCCCCGACGCCCCCATCGCCGAGGCCCTGGCCTTCTACGTGCGCCGGTTCCTCGACCTCAAGGCCACCGTCGACCTCTTCGCCACGCGCCTGCCCCAGCTCTCAGTGCGTGAGATCGACTCCACGGTCTCCTCCCTGGAGGAGTCGCTCAAGGCGCCGGCCGCCGTCGGCGACCTCGAGGGTCTGCGTGCGCGCTTCGCGGCCCTCAAGGACGTCGCCTCTGAGCGGCGTGCCGCGGTCAACGCCGAGCGTGCCGCCGCCCGTGAGCAGGCGCTCAAGGACCGCACCGCGCTCGTCGAGCGCGCCGAGGCCATCGCCGACCAGGACCCGGGCCGCACGCAGTGGAAGAACTCGGGCGCCGAGCTGCGCGACCTGCTCGAGCAGTGGAAGGGTGCCCAGCGCCGTGGCCCGCGCCTGGACCGCCCCACCGAGGACGGCCTGTGGAAGCGCTTCAGCCACGCCCGCACCACCTTCGACCGCCACCGCCGTCAGTACTTCTCCGAGCTCGACGCCAAGCAGTCCGCGGTCAAGGCCGCCAAGGAGGCGCTCATCAAGCGCGCCGAGGAGCTCTCCGGCTCCACGGACTGGGCGGGCACCTCCGCCAAGTACCGCGACCTCATGGAGGAGTGGAAGAAGGCCGGACGCGCCTCCCGCAAGGAGGACGACGCCCTGTGGGCCCGCTTCCGCGCCGCCCAGCAGGTCTTCTTCGACGCTCGCCGCGCCAAGGACGAGGCCACCGACACCGAGTACGCCGAGAACCTCAAGGTCAAGGAGGCGCTCGTCGCCAAGGCCGAGGCGCTGCTGCCGATCAAGGACGTCAAGGTCGCCAAGAAGGCCCTGCGCCCGATCCAGGACGCCTGGGAGGAGGTCGGCCGCGTGCCCAGGGCTGCCGTGCGCCGCATCGAGGGCCGTATGCGCGCCGTCGAGGACGCCATCCGCGACGCGGAGAACGCCGAATGGCGCCGCAGCGACCCTGAGACCAAGGCGCGTGCTGAGGGGCTGGCCGGCCAGCTCGAGGACTCCATCGCCGCGCTCGAGCGCGACCTCGAGGCCGCCCGCAGCGCCGGCAACACGAAGAAGGTCGCAGAGGCTGAGGCTGCTCTCACCGCCCGGCGCGCCTGGCTGGAGCAGGTGCGCCTGTCCAGCCGCGCCTGA
- a CDS encoding ATP-binding cassette domain-containing protein, protein MPAITLIDLTFSHTAEPLLERVSFTVVDGERACLVGPNGCGKTTLLQLVTGALAPDSGSATVTGLDDWGCGLRPAPDVLTMTGSVGDYLDAATAAPRDLLTRFDEVAAALASSPSAADETRLTREYDHLLAAMTAADVWGLEARIEQTLAGLGLAALTGPEGRGRDLLTLSPGQRGRLELAATLLASPSALILDEPTNHLDDEAIAYLTAFLIDFGGPVLLASHDRAFLDDVATVLLDLDTAPWQALVTAEGAPALPGVQRCAGTYTDYLVRKAAARAGHAALHTAQQEGKRDIRAHRRASEDIARGGVRLKEASGKQKKFFADRASKTFTRRAHHDDRKMEALTAREVRKPREYRLHLDLPPVAAGAGVALAARQAAVPGRLAPVTLDLRVGEHLLLTGPNGCGKSTLLRWAATGRAPAEQATGTLTLDGALAVVPQRLPRPGDRGLDEETWARGIGERGTGVLHPAYWHRCVGELSAGNQRRVQLALAAAAAPEVLVIDEPTNYLDLDTIEALEQALAGWSGTLLVASHDRWLTRHWVGRRLEMEPARPASGAVR, encoded by the coding sequence ATGCCCGCGATCACTCTCATTGACCTCACCTTCTCCCACACTGCCGAGCCGCTGCTCGAGAGGGTCTCCTTCACCGTCGTCGACGGCGAACGCGCCTGTCTCGTGGGTCCGAATGGCTGCGGTAAGACCACCCTGCTCCAGCTCGTCACCGGAGCCCTCGCCCCCGACTCCGGCAGCGCCACCGTCACCGGCCTGGATGACTGGGGCTGTGGGCTGCGCCCGGCCCCGGACGTGCTCACCATGACGGGCAGCGTCGGGGACTACCTCGACGCCGCCACCGCGGCCCCGCGCGACCTGCTCACCCGCTTCGACGAGGTCGCCGCCGCCCTCGCCTCCTCGCCGTCGGCGGCCGACGAGACCCGCCTGACCCGCGAGTACGACCACCTGCTGGCCGCCATGACCGCCGCCGACGTGTGGGGGCTGGAGGCGCGCATCGAGCAGACCCTCGCCGGTCTCGGCCTCGCGGCGCTCACCGGGCCCGAGGGCCGAGGACGTGACCTCCTCACCCTCTCGCCGGGCCAGCGCGGACGCCTGGAGCTGGCCGCGACACTGCTGGCCTCGCCGTCGGCCCTCATCCTGGACGAACCCACCAACCACCTGGACGACGAGGCCATCGCCTACCTCACCGCCTTCCTCATCGACTTCGGCGGGCCGGTGCTGCTCGCCAGCCATGACCGCGCCTTCCTCGACGACGTCGCCACGGTCCTGCTCGACCTCGACACCGCGCCTTGGCAGGCGCTGGTGACCGCCGAGGGCGCCCCGGCTCTGCCGGGTGTGCAGCGCTGCGCCGGCACCTACACGGACTACCTCGTGCGCAAGGCGGCTGCCCGGGCCGGCCATGCGGCCCTGCACACCGCCCAGCAGGAGGGCAAGAGGGACATCCGGGCCCACCGGCGCGCCAGCGAGGACATCGCCCGCGGTGGGGTGCGGCTGAAGGAGGCATCCGGCAAGCAGAAGAAGTTCTTCGCCGACCGGGCCTCGAAGACCTTCACGCGCCGCGCCCACCACGACGACCGCAAGATGGAGGCCCTGACCGCCCGCGAGGTGCGCAAGCCCCGCGAGTACCGCCTTCACCTCGACCTGCCGCCGGTGGCCGCTGGAGCGGGCGTGGCCCTCGCCGCGCGCCAGGCCGCCGTCCCCGGACGTCTCGCCCCCGTGACCCTTGACCTCAGGGTCGGCGAGCACCTGCTGCTCACCGGCCCCAACGGCTGTGGCAAGAGCACCCTGCTGCGTTGGGCCGCCACCGGCCGTGCCCCGGCGGAGCAGGCCACGGGCACGCTCACCCTCGACGGAGCCCTCGCTGTCGTGCCCCAGCGGCTGCCGCGCCCCGGCGACAGGGGCCTGGACGAGGAGACCTGGGCCCGCGGCATCGGCGAGCGCGGCACCGGGGTCCTGCACCCCGCCTACTGGCACCGGTGCGTGGGCGAGCTGTCCGCGGGCAACCAGCGGCGTGTGCAGCTCGCCCTGGCGGCCGCGGCGGCCCCAGAGGTCCTGGTCATTGATGAGCCGACCAACTACCTCGACCTGGACACGATCGAGGCGCTGGAGCAGGCGCTGGCGGGGTGGAGCGGGACGCTGCTCGTTGCCAGCCACGACCGTTGGCTGACCCGGCACTGGGTGGGTCGGCGCCTGGAGATGGAGCCCGCCCGGCCCGCCTCCGGCGCAGTGCGGTAG
- a CDS encoding MBL fold metallo-hydrolase codes for MILERTLAAVFGANCYVLAAGPDRSALVVDPGAGATRGALALLRSNRLTLGAVLLTHAHADHVWDAQRLIDAAHAEGLLSSDDAVTVPVYVPEPDRYRLEDPDATTGIRASGMGFAEMAGSPWLAPTDLRAFPAEGFTRAFEIVPGVGLQAVAAPGHSEGSSMFFLNARLGDNQLLFEAEVLDDPSAIEERDYLVALSGDVIFKGSVGRTDLPGGDQVQMWATLRFLASAIAPETVLLPGHGAVTTMEHEHHGNPYLAEARIRGGDRRA; via the coding sequence ATGATCCTCGAGCGCACCCTCGCCGCCGTCTTCGGAGCCAACTGCTACGTCCTGGCGGCAGGGCCCGACCGGTCGGCCCTCGTCGTCGACCCCGGGGCCGGGGCCACCCGGGGAGCCCTGGCGCTGCTGCGCTCGAACCGGCTCACGCTCGGCGCAGTTCTGCTCACCCACGCTCACGCCGACCACGTGTGGGATGCCCAGAGGCTCATCGATGCCGCCCACGCCGAGGGCCTGTTGTCATCGGACGACGCCGTCACGGTGCCGGTGTACGTGCCCGAACCGGACCGCTACCGCCTCGAGGACCCGGACGCGACGACGGGCATCCGGGCCAGCGGCATGGGCTTCGCCGAGATGGCGGGCAGCCCCTGGCTGGCGCCGACGGACCTGCGGGCCTTCCCGGCCGAGGGCTTCACCCGGGCCTTCGAGATCGTCCCCGGTGTTGGGCTGCAGGCGGTGGCCGCCCCCGGCCACTCGGAGGGCTCCTCGATGTTCTTCCTCAACGCCCGCCTGGGCGACAACCAGCTCCTCTTCGAGGCGGAGGTCCTCGACGACCCCTCGGCGATCGAGGAGAGGGACTACCTCGTGGCCTTGTCCGGGGACGTCATCTTCAAGGGCAGCGTGGGGCGCACGGACCTGCCGGGCGGCGACCAGGTGCAGATGTGGGCGACGCTGCGCTTCCTGGCCTCCGCGATTGCCCCTGAGACGGTGCTGCTGCCCGGGCACGGCGCCGTCACCACGATGGAGCACGAGCACCACGGCAACCCGTACCTGGCCGAGGCCAGGATCAGAGGAGGGGACCGGCGGGCCTGA
- the hisS gene encoding histidine--tRNA ligase, whose translation MSSAQVRPAQSSLSGFPEWLPAGRVVEQAFIDQLRRTFELHGFCGIETRAVEPLAQLTKKGETSKEVYLLSRLQADPRDRDSTDPSKQLGLHFDLTVPFTRYVVDNAGVLTFPFKRYQIQKVWRGERPQEGRFREFYQVDIDVVGDGALPLHYDVEVPLVMSEALAALPIPPVTIHVSNRKVAQGFYQSVGIGEDQLIEVLRVVDKLDKIGAQAVADELVSTVGTTAQQAAAALRLATITGQEPEAVREAVLAALEGAAPHELLLTGLDELTALLDAAHRRRPGAIIADLKIARGLDYYTGTVYESFMAGAEDLGSVCSGGRFDNLATNGKRTFPGVGISIGLSRLLSRVLADGLVEVSRAVPTAVLVAVTDEEHRAASDTVADTLRRRGISADVAPTAAKFGKQIKFADKRGIPFVWFPGADGEGDSVKDIRSGEQSPAEAETWRPADDADLTPQLQPVATAEPDTGGQG comes from the coding sequence ATGTCATCAGCACAGGTACGTCCGGCGCAGTCCTCCCTCTCCGGGTTCCCCGAGTGGCTCCCCGCGGGCCGCGTCGTCGAGCAGGCCTTCATCGACCAGCTGCGCCGCACCTTCGAGCTGCACGGCTTCTGCGGGATCGAGACGCGCGCGGTCGAGCCGCTAGCCCAGCTGACGAAGAAGGGCGAGACCTCCAAGGAGGTCTACCTGCTCTCGCGCCTACAGGCGGACCCGCGGGACCGTGACTCCACCGACCCGTCCAAGCAGCTGGGCCTGCACTTCGACCTCACCGTGCCCTTCACCCGCTACGTGGTGGACAACGCGGGTGTGCTCACCTTCCCCTTCAAGCGCTACCAGATCCAGAAGGTCTGGCGCGGTGAGCGCCCCCAGGAGGGCCGCTTCCGCGAGTTCTACCAGGTCGACATCGACGTCGTCGGGGACGGCGCCCTGCCCCTGCACTACGACGTCGAGGTCCCCCTCGTCATGAGCGAGGCCCTGGCGGCCCTGCCCATCCCGCCGGTGACGATCCACGTCTCCAACCGCAAGGTCGCTCAGGGCTTCTACCAGTCCGTCGGCATCGGTGAGGACCAGCTCATCGAGGTGCTGCGCGTGGTGGACAAGCTCGACAAGATCGGTGCCCAGGCCGTGGCCGACGAGCTCGTCAGCACCGTCGGCACCACCGCGCAGCAGGCCGCCGCGGCCCTGAGGCTGGCGACAATCACGGGACAGGAGCCCGAGGCCGTGCGCGAGGCCGTCCTGGCGGCCCTTGAGGGCGCCGCGCCGCACGAGCTGCTGCTCACCGGCCTGGACGAGCTCACCGCCCTGCTCGACGCCGCCCACCGCCGTCGCCCGGGTGCGATCATCGCGGACCTCAAGATCGCCCGCGGCCTGGACTACTACACGGGCACGGTCTACGAGTCCTTCATGGCCGGTGCCGAGGACCTGGGCTCGGTGTGCTCCGGCGGACGATTCGACAACCTCGCCACCAACGGCAAGCGCACCTTCCCGGGCGTGGGCATCTCCATCGGCCTGTCCCGGCTGCTGTCGCGCGTGCTCGCCGACGGCCTGGTCGAGGTCAGCCGGGCGGTGCCCACCGCGGTGCTCGTGGCCGTCACCGACGAGGAGCACCGCGCGGCCTCCGACACCGTCGCGGACACGCTGCGTCGCCGCGGCATCTCGGCGGACGTGGCCCCCACGGCCGCCAAGTTCGGCAAGCAGATCAAGTTCGCGGACAAGCGCGGCATCCCCTTCGTCTGGTTCCCGGGGGCCGACGGCGAGGGCGACTCCGTCAAGGACATCCGCTCGGGCGAGCAGAGCCCGGCTGAGGCTGAGACCTGGCGGCCCGCCGACGACGCCGACCTCACGCCGCAGCTTCAGCCCGTGGCGACGGCGGAGCCCGACACCGGCGGGCAGGGCTGA